The following are encoded in a window of Strigops habroptila isolate Jane chromosome 9, bStrHab1.2.pri, whole genome shotgun sequence genomic DNA:
- the UTP14A gene encoding U3 small nucleolar RNA-associated protein 14 homolog A, giving the protein MGTGPARPGAEPGTGPHRENRGACPGPAATATVTSRGEQYDAARRFVARSACGAMAEEWLGTEVAAGSESGDGEEEEEEEEEDEPGPGPVTAPALRQGQEEGERRHRRLLEAISSLSGRKRRRLAERTEASAQVSEFNVSTKGAGEKLVLSELLQPIRPKSALSGVKKELTRVKQKAAVELPLSKEEAKRVVREAAYVTTSKDVGKWQQVVLQNRRAEQLVFPLKQDIATVVPLEQAVSAWKARTPLEQEIFGLLHKTKQPITDPLLMPEEAASLQAMSLEEARQRRAELQKARVVQSYYEAKARREKKIKSKKYHRMLKKSRRRKALKEFELLQKSDPEAALARLEELEQLRMQERMSLKHQNKGKWACSRAIIAKYDLEARKAMQEQLAKNKELMQKVRVELPEEKPDDVPEEDLMSVTIPTIPMGTSRANPWLLGKPSSPAKEPEAQEGQGDVLEPGAAESKEEMEEEEEEEMSEEEALLQDFAQKRHVRQQRAGSPEGPGADATEAVSEPLGDIPVPPVCAEAEASTGIEPSAGIEPPAGAQEGVLLWQQLGRARTMEDVEALASEEHVEEPVATGAETGARQPVATGAETGARQPVATGAEAGAQQPVAAEAETGARRQQEEGRAGARPAKKAAAQKKQLISLQAVLEGRAQEAQCPSLPVLLEEEEGGIDQRGVITEAFAGDDVVADFRREKHKAEQDAKPQPVNLVLPGWGEWGGSGLKPSTRKIKRFLLKPSPAPPRKDQHLPHVIMSEKRNIYAAAHQVSELPFPFERHQQFEQSIRAPVGATWNTQRAFQKLTAPRVITRSGHIIQPISAEDIPTAARPALEPVPGQGAQRGWRRGRMGL; this is encoded by the exons ATGGGGACGGGACCGGCCCGTCCCGGTGCTGAGCCCGGCACCGGCCCGCACCGGGAGAACCGCGGAgcctgccccggccccgctgccaCGGCAACCGTGAC GTCGCGCGGGGAGCAGTACGACGCGGCGCGGCGCTTTGTGGCTCGCTCGGCGTGCGGCGCGATGGCGGAGGAGTGGCTGGGAACGGAGGTGGCGGCGGGGAGCGAGAGTGGGgacggggaggaggaggaggaggaggaggaggaggatgag CCTGGCCCGGGGCCTGTAACCGCGCCTGCCTTGcggcaggggcaggaggagggcgagcggcggcaccggcggcTCCTGGAGGCGATCAGCTCCCTGTCCGGGCGGAAGCG GCGGAGGCTGGCGGAGCGCACGGAGGCGAGCGCCCAGGTGTCCGAGTTCAACGTCAGCACCAAAG GGGCCGGGGAGAAGCTGGTTCTGtcggagctgctgcagcccatcCGCCCCAAATCCGCCCTGAGCGGCGTGAAGAAAGAGCTGACCCGAGTGAAGCAGAAGGCGGCAGTGGAGCTGCCGCTCAGCAAGGAGGAGGCCAAGCGG GTCGTGAGGGAAGCCGCCTACGTGACGACCTCCAAAGACGTGGGCAAATGGCAGCAGGTCGTGCTGCAGAACCGGCGCGCCGAGCAGCTGGTGTTCCCGCTCAAGCAGGACATTGCCACGGTTGTGCCCCTGGAGCAGGCGGTGTCAGCCTGGAAG GCCCGAACTCCCCTGGAGCAGGAGATCTTTGGGCTGCTCCACAAGACGAAGCAGCCCATCACAGACCCGCTCCTGATGCCGGAGGAGGCGGCCTCGCTGCAGGCGatgagcttggaggag GCCCGGCAGCGGCGCGCAGAGCTGCAGAAGGCTCGGGTCGTGCAGTCCTACTACGAAGCCAAGGCTCGGCGAGAGAAGAAGATCAAGAGCAAGAA GTACCATCgcatgctgaagaaaagcaggaggcGCAAGGCCTTAAAGGAGtttgagctgctgcagaagtcAGACCCTGAGGCCGCCTtggccaggctggaggagctggagcagctcaggatGCAG GAGCGGATGAGCCTTAAGCACCAGAATAAGGGAAAGTGGGCCTGCTCCAGGGCCATTATAGCCAAGTACGACCTGGAG GCCCGCAAGGccatgcaggagcagctggCCAAGAACAAGGAGCTGATGCAGAAGGTGCGTGTGGAGCTGCCTGAGGAGAAGCCAGACGATGTGCCCGAGGAGGACCTCATGTCAGTGACCATCCCCACCATCCCCATGGGCACCAGCAGAGCAAATCCCTGGCTGTTGGGCAAACCCAGCAGCCCAGCCAAGGAGCCAGAGGCACAGGAGGGCCAGGGAGACGTGTTGGAGCctggtgctgcagagagcaaggaggagatggaggaggaggaggaagaggagatgtCAGAGGAGGAAGCTCTGCTGCAAGACTTTGCGCAGAAGCGGCACGTGCGGCAGCAGCGGGCAGGGAGCCCTGAGGGACCAG GTGCTGATGCGACAGAGGCAGTTTCTGAACCTCTGGGGGACATCCCTGTCCCCCCCGTCTGCGCCGAGGCAGAGGCGAGCACAGGGATCGAGCCGAGTGCAGGGATCGAGCCGCCTGCCGGTGCCCAGGAGGGGGttctgctctggcagcagctgggCCGGGCGCGGACAATGGAGGATGTTGAGGCTCTGGCCTCGGAGGAGCATGTGGAGGAGCCGGTGGCcacaggagcagagacaggagcGCGGCAGCCGGTGGCcacaggagcagagacaggagcGCGGCAGCCGGTGGCcacaggagcagaggcaggagcgCAGCAGCCAGTGGCCGCAGAAGCAGAGACGGGAGCGCGgcggcagcaggaggaaggcagagctggggccaGGCCTGCCAAGAAGGCAGCAGCCCAGAAGAAGCAGCTGATCAGCCTGCAGGCCGTGCTGGAGGGGCGGGCGCAGGAGGCTCAGTGCCCCAGCCTGCccgtgctgctggaggaggag GAGGGAGGCATCGACCAGCGCGGGGTGATCACGGAGGCCTTTGCCGGGGATGACGTGGTCGCCGACTTCCGCCGGGAGAAGCACAAGGCGGAGCAGGATGCGAAGCCGCAGCCGGTGAACCTGGTGCTGCCGGGCTGGGGCGAGTGGGGGGGCTCAGGCCTGAAGCCCAGCACCAGGAAGATAAAGCG GTTCCTGCTCAAGCCGTCGCCGGCGCCTCCGAGGAAGGATCAGCACCTGCCCCACGTCATCATGAGTGAAAAGCGCAACATCTACGCAGCAGCACATCAG GTCAGCGAGCTGCCCTTCCCCTTTGAGAGGCACCAGCAGTTTGAGCAGAGCATCCGGGCGCCCGTGGGCGCCACGTGGAACACGCAGCGCGCCTTCCAGAAGCTGACAGCGCCCCGTGTCATCACCCGCAGCGGCCACATCATCCAGCCCATCTCTGCCGAGGACATTCCCACTGCGGCCAGGCCCGCGCTGGAGCCGGTGCCTGGGCAGGGGGCGCAGCGGGGCTGGCGCCGCGGCAGGATGGGGCTGTAG